Proteins encoded together in one Marinobacter sp. Arc7-DN-1 window:
- a CDS encoding heavy metal translocating P-type ATPase produces the protein MTTLDCFHCGEPADGEPPITLELDGTTRHFCCQGCKAVCQTIHNEGLTGFYEFRTEAAVTPKQLTPAEVSRLREMDHPLVQASFVAPVKGAQEAQLLIGGITCAACIWLLENHLKKQPGVVSFSVNHTTQRARLVWSQNQAPLSDLLIAIHELGYTARPYQADEAEQALKAEHRSMLIRLAIAGIGSFQSMMLAFPLYFELVNDLSPQFVSFFRWFSLLVATPVVFYSAAPFFRNARRDILSRQLTMDVPVALAIGLAYLASAWVTVFGGEEVYFESVVMFTFFLLLGRYVEVQARYRAGLTGNALAGFQPTVATLVTGDDSEIVPAHQVKPGDTIRVRPGETLPIDGEIVRGQSTLNEAALTGEYLPETRFPGDPVHAGSVNGENPLDIRVVKAGSQTRLSGILRILDRVQSEKPQVARMADRMAGKFVGRVLILAPIVWVGWWLAGADNAFDITLSVLVVTCPCALSLATPTAITSATVKLRRLGFLPTRGHTLESMNTVDTVVFDKTGTLTRGELSLVETDIVGSMDEQTCLRLAAGLEKYSEHPIARVFHKRTAAAVERVENHLGGGLSGKLEGLALFIGHRGFVEQHTGAPFPDTGQHRGMEVWLASDKEWLACFRLDDQPRDDARSAIRALQKEGIHTLLLSGDRSGHVDRIAALLGIDEAVGQASPEDKLAVLEKLRAEGRQIMMVGDGLNDLPSMAGAGISVAMGTAADLTQLKADAVLLNGQLLQLVEALKTSRQTRKVIRQNLWWALGYNVFALPLAAAGMVPPWLAAIGMSLSSLVVVLNALRLGKAPGEGHPDNRPVGARTLA, from the coding sequence TTGACCACCCTGGATTGCTTTCATTGCGGCGAGCCAGCCGACGGTGAGCCGCCCATCACCCTTGAACTCGATGGTACCACCCGCCATTTTTGCTGCCAGGGCTGCAAGGCGGTTTGCCAGACCATCCACAATGAGGGTCTGACCGGGTTCTACGAATTCCGGACAGAGGCTGCGGTTACCCCAAAGCAGCTGACTCCTGCAGAGGTGAGCCGCCTGAGAGAAATGGACCATCCACTGGTTCAGGCATCGTTTGTTGCTCCCGTCAAAGGCGCCCAGGAAGCCCAGTTACTGATCGGTGGTATTACCTGCGCTGCCTGCATCTGGCTACTGGAAAACCACCTGAAAAAGCAGCCGGGCGTAGTGTCCTTCTCGGTCAATCACACCACTCAGCGGGCAAGGCTGGTTTGGTCCCAGAATCAGGCGCCGCTGAGCGACCTGCTGATTGCCATCCACGAACTGGGATATACCGCCCGCCCCTACCAGGCAGACGAAGCTGAACAGGCCCTCAAGGCCGAACACCGTTCCATGCTGATCCGGCTCGCGATTGCCGGCATTGGCTCCTTCCAGAGCATGATGCTGGCGTTTCCTCTGTATTTTGAGCTGGTTAACGACCTGTCCCCGCAGTTTGTCAGCTTCTTCCGCTGGTTCAGTCTGCTGGTCGCCACACCGGTGGTTTTCTACAGTGCCGCGCCTTTTTTCAGGAACGCCCGGCGCGATATCCTGAGCCGGCAACTGACCATGGATGTACCCGTTGCTCTCGCCATCGGTCTTGCCTATCTCGCCAGCGCCTGGGTAACCGTGTTTGGTGGCGAGGAGGTGTACTTCGAGTCTGTGGTCATGTTCACCTTTTTCCTGCTCCTGGGACGCTACGTTGAGGTTCAGGCCCGCTATCGCGCCGGGCTGACAGGCAATGCTCTTGCCGGCTTCCAGCCAACCGTGGCGACGCTGGTGACGGGTGATGATTCGGAGATTGTGCCCGCCCACCAGGTAAAACCAGGCGATACGATCCGCGTGCGGCCGGGAGAAACCCTGCCTATTGATGGCGAGATTGTCCGGGGCCAGTCAACCCTCAACGAGGCAGCCCTGACCGGCGAGTATCTGCCGGAGACCCGGTTCCCCGGGGACCCGGTCCATGCCGGCAGCGTCAACGGTGAAAACCCCCTGGACATCCGGGTGGTGAAAGCCGGCTCCCAGACCCGCCTCTCCGGCATTCTGAGGATTCTGGACCGGGTGCAGTCAGAGAAACCCCAGGTAGCGAGGATGGCCGACAGAATGGCGGGCAAGTTCGTTGGCCGGGTATTGATCCTCGCGCCCATTGTTTGGGTGGGTTGGTGGCTGGCCGGTGCCGATAATGCTTTCGACATTACCCTCTCAGTCCTGGTCGTTACCTGTCCCTGCGCATTGTCGCTCGCAACACCCACCGCCATCACCTCGGCAACAGTCAAGCTTCGCCGCCTTGGTTTCCTGCCAACCCGGGGGCATACCCTGGAATCGATGAACACCGTTGATACCGTGGTATTTGATAAAACCGGGACCCTGACCCGGGGTGAGCTGAGCCTCGTGGAAACCGACATTGTCGGCAGCATGGACGAACAAACCTGCCTCAGGCTCGCTGCCGGGCTGGAAAAATACTCCGAACACCCGATTGCCAGGGTTTTCCATAAACGAACCGCCGCCGCGGTCGAACGCGTGGAGAACCACCTTGGCGGTGGACTTTCCGGAAAGCTGGAAGGTCTCGCACTTTTTATTGGCCACCGGGGATTTGTAGAACAACATACTGGGGCGCCTTTCCCGGATACCGGGCAGCACAGGGGTATGGAAGTCTGGCTGGCGTCTGACAAGGAATGGCTGGCCTGTTTCAGGCTGGACGATCAACCCCGTGACGATGCCCGCTCAGCCATCAGGGCTTTGCAGAAGGAAGGCATTCACACACTGCTCCTGAGCGGCGACCGCTCGGGCCATGTCGATCGGATTGCCGCCCTTCTGGGGATTGATGAAGCCGTCGGCCAGGCCTCCCCGGAAGATAAGCTCGCAGTGCTTGAAAAGCTGAGGGCCGAGGGGCGACAGATCATGATGGTGGGTGACGGGTTGAACGACCTGCCCTCCATGGCCGGAGCCGGCATTTCGGTTGCGATGGGCACCGCCGCAGACCTGACCCAGCTGAAAGCCGATGCAGTACTGCTCAACGGCCAACTATTACAGCTGGTTGAAGCCCTGAAAACCAGCCGCCAGACCCGCAAGGTTATCCGCCAGAATCTGTGGTGGGCCCTTGGCTACAATGTATTCGCACTGCCACTCGCTGCGGCTGGCATGGTGCCGCCCTGGCTGGCCGCGATCGGCATGTCGCTCAGTTCACTGGTCGTTGTCCTTAACGCCCTGAGACTCGGCAAAGCCCCTGGCGAGGGACATCCGGACAATCGCCCGGTTGGCGCCCGGACGCTGGCCTGA
- the ccoS gene encoding cbb3-type cytochrome oxidase assembly protein CcoS, with the protein MQIVMFLVPVMLILVTLGIALFSWAVKNGQYDDLEGPAHRILYDDDKDMIPDEARTDKPADKKTTGQTTEAGAKTKSGEDEPKQG; encoded by the coding sequence GTGCAAATCGTAATGTTCCTGGTTCCGGTAATGCTCATACTGGTGACGCTGGGGATCGCACTGTTCTCATGGGCCGTCAAAAACGGCCAGTATGACGACCTTGAAGGTCCCGCCCACCGGATACTCTACGATGATGACAAGGACATGATTCCGGACGAAGCCCGGACCGATAAGCCGGCGGACAAAAAAACCACCGGGCAGACAACCGAGGCCGGCGCAAAGACCAAATCAGGAGAGGATGAGCCGAAACAAGGATGA
- a CDS encoding sulfite exporter TauE/SafE family protein, whose translation MSPELYLSYPSAFLIGLLGSTHCLGMCGGISASLSMALPVGRGFRLRQSVMLLAFNFGRIGSYVLIATLVALASTFAASQWELAGLVLRTLAGVLLIFMGLSMGQWWQGIRHIERVGAPIWSRLSPLTRRFLPVNHGGQALALGALWGWLPCGLVYSTLGWAALQPTVGSAALTMLFFGLGTLPSMLATGYAAGWIRGLQKHRLFRKVTGALLILFGVWTLPFQYLVGH comes from the coding sequence ATGAGCCCGGAACTCTACCTCAGCTATCCAAGCGCTTTCCTGATCGGCCTGCTCGGCAGCACTCACTGCCTGGGAATGTGCGGAGGCATCAGTGCCTCACTTTCCATGGCCCTGCCGGTTGGCAGGGGCTTCCGGCTTCGGCAGTCGGTCATGCTGCTTGCCTTCAATTTTGGTCGCATCGGCAGTTACGTCCTGATCGCAACCCTGGTTGCACTGGCCAGTACCTTCGCCGCCAGTCAGTGGGAGCTGGCTGGCCTGGTCCTGCGGACCCTGGCGGGCGTATTGCTGATTTTCATGGGTCTGTCCATGGGCCAGTGGTGGCAGGGAATCCGGCATATCGAGCGCGTCGGAGCACCGATCTGGAGCCGACTGTCTCCCCTGACCCGACGTTTCCTGCCGGTAAACCACGGCGGACAGGCACTGGCCCTGGGTGCGCTCTGGGGCTGGCTGCCCTGCGGCCTGGTGTACAGTACCCTGGGCTGGGCAGCATTGCAGCCGACGGTGGGTTCGGCTGCTTTGACCATGCTGTTTTTCGGGCTGGGAACCCTGCCGTCCATGCTGGCAACAGGGTATGCAGCAGGCTGGATCCGGGGTTTGCAGAAACACCGGTTATTCCGGAAAGTCACCGGCGCCCTGCTGATTCTGTTCGGCGTCTGGACGCTGCCATTCCAGTATCTGGTCGGGCATTAA
- the ttcA gene encoding tRNA 2-thiocytidine(32) synthetase TtcA has translation MPEAMIASSEQSLNPERERRQKLELNKLQKRLRREVGQAIADFSMIEAGDKVMCCLSGGKDSYAMLDILLNLQKSAPVSFELIAVNLDQKQPGFPEEVLPEYLESMGIEYHIIKKDTYSIVKEKVPEGKTTCGLCSRLRRGILYNFAEEHGVTKIALGHHRDDLLETLFLNMFYGGKLKSMPPVLHSDDGRNTVIRPLAFSREKDIARYAALREFPIIPCNLCGSQENLQRQVIKDMFQSWDKQHPGRLETMFRAMCNVEPSHLADTNLYDFREGRRLGGKRQAVQTAEPEEASSFGRLDVLNI, from the coding sequence ATGCCCGAAGCAATGATCGCCAGTTCCGAACAGTCTCTCAACCCAGAGCGCGAACGCCGCCAGAAACTGGAGTTGAACAAGCTGCAGAAACGTCTGCGCCGCGAAGTCGGGCAGGCGATTGCCGATTTCTCGATGATTGAAGCCGGTGACAAAGTCATGTGTTGTCTCAGCGGCGGTAAAGACTCTTACGCCATGCTCGACATTCTGCTTAACCTGCAGAAAAGCGCGCCGGTTTCGTTTGAGCTGATTGCCGTCAATCTTGACCAGAAGCAGCCCGGGTTTCCGGAAGAGGTACTGCCCGAATACCTTGAGTCCATGGGTATCGAGTATCACATCATCAAGAAGGACACCTACAGTATTGTTAAGGAAAAAGTGCCGGAAGGAAAGACCACCTGTGGCCTGTGTTCCCGCCTACGTCGCGGAATTCTCTATAATTTCGCGGAGGAGCACGGCGTTACCAAGATTGCCCTGGGCCACCACAGGGACGATCTTCTGGAAACCCTGTTCCTGAACATGTTCTATGGCGGCAAACTCAAGTCGATGCCGCCAGTGCTCCACAGCGACGATGGCCGCAATACGGTCATCCGGCCGCTGGCGTTCAGTCGTGAGAAGGACATTGCCCGCTACGCCGCCCTCAGGGAGTTTCCGATCATCCCCTGTAACCTCTGCGGTTCCCAGGAAAACCTCCAGCGCCAGGTGATCAAGGATATGTTCCAGAGCTGGGACAAGCAGCACCCCGGGCGCCTTGAAACCATGTTCCGCGCCATGTGCAACGTTGAACCTTCACACCTGGCGGATACCAACCTGTACGATTTCCGGGAGGGCAGACGGCTGGGCGGCAAACGCCAGGCGGTGCAGACGGCGGAACCGGAAGAGGCAAGCAGCTTTGGTCGCCTGGATGTGCTGAATATCTAG
- a CDS encoding DNA-J related domain-containing protein, with translation MSSSSPRAIETDALLEHQIQHLLVAVEHELRTAPAGMSELSLIKSLQRPPWKLLGEVTFNEPEKLYPVHFLLFHVLYRLRDQLSDTGESLRISPLNICLETQKVIGGKGVPDGVDTLRQFYLDLSQYHLPEDAIHQMMDDFWAGRPGKGPAQAETKAAAEVLGFEALPSDFPSVKQRFRRAVMRAHPDRGGNTETIQHLNEAFAVLRAHFRHST, from the coding sequence ATGAGTTCCTCATCCCCCCGGGCGATCGAAACCGATGCCCTGCTTGAGCACCAGATTCAACATCTTCTGGTCGCCGTGGAGCATGAACTTCGAACGGCGCCTGCGGGAATGAGCGAGCTGTCGCTGATCAAGTCGCTCCAGAGACCACCGTGGAAACTTCTCGGCGAAGTCACTTTCAACGAACCGGAAAAGCTCTACCCGGTTCATTTTCTGTTGTTCCACGTATTATACCGGCTGCGTGACCAGTTGTCCGACACGGGTGAAAGTCTCCGGATTTCACCGCTGAATATCTGCCTGGAAACCCAGAAGGTCATCGGTGGCAAAGGGGTACCAGATGGTGTCGACACACTTCGCCAATTCTATCTCGACCTTTCCCAGTACCATTTGCCGGAAGACGCAATACACCAGATGATGGATGATTTCTGGGCCGGTCGCCCTGGCAAGGGCCCGGCACAGGCAGAAACGAAAGCCGCCGCCGAGGTACTGGGTTTTGAGGCCTTGCCATCGGATTTCCCCTCCGTGAAGCAACGTTTTCGACGCGCGGTTATGCGGGCGCACCCTGATCGGGGGGGCAACACGGAAACTATCCAGCATCTGAATGAAGCGTTCGCCGTTCTCAGAGCCCATTTTCGCCACAGCACCTGA
- a CDS encoding polysaccharide deacetylase family protein: MPIKALAKPLAVFSLLATAFPAWADLVVLQYHHVSDATPPATSTSVSLFEGQLEMISDLDIEVVNLLDGTRKTLAGGDESDNRIAITFDDAYESVYSEAAPLLASKGYPYTIFVNTQAVGRNGYMTWDQIQELAGREGITIANHSADHGHLAKKPGETDSKWQTRVSNSLDSAQETLADELGTNAPLFAYPYGEFDEALEKEIAARGWYGFGQQSGAIGSKSAPTRLPRFPMANAYGQLGSLDDKLRSKAFPVSAGDLPDGVISDNPPTLTFPLISPIDANQLTCFASGKGRIGFEVIDGNVRVQAPDSFNSRRFRYNCTHPAGDGSYYWLSQQWLDLSKPED; the protein is encoded by the coding sequence ATGCCGATCAAAGCACTCGCTAAACCGCTTGCCGTGTTTTCACTGTTGGCGACAGCCTTTCCAGCATGGGCTGATCTCGTCGTGCTCCAATACCACCATGTGAGCGATGCCACGCCGCCGGCGACCTCCACATCGGTCTCGCTATTCGAAGGCCAACTCGAAATGATTTCGGATCTGGATATTGAGGTCGTCAATTTGCTCGACGGTACAAGGAAAACTCTCGCTGGCGGGGACGAAAGTGACAACCGCATCGCCATCACTTTTGATGATGCCTACGAGTCCGTCTATTCAGAGGCAGCGCCCTTGCTGGCGTCGAAAGGCTATCCCTATACCATATTCGTGAACACCCAGGCCGTAGGGCGCAACGGCTACATGACCTGGGATCAGATACAGGAACTTGCCGGACGTGAAGGCATCACCATAGCCAACCACAGTGCCGACCATGGCCACCTTGCGAAAAAGCCCGGCGAGACAGACAGCAAATGGCAAACCCGCGTCTCGAACAGTCTCGACTCTGCCCAGGAAACCCTTGCCGACGAGCTCGGTACCAATGCCCCCCTGTTCGCTTATCCCTACGGTGAGTTTGACGAAGCACTTGAAAAGGAAATTGCAGCGCGCGGTTGGTATGGTTTCGGCCAGCAATCCGGCGCCATTGGGTCAAAATCCGCCCCCACGCGGTTACCCCGTTTTCCGATGGCCAATGCCTACGGGCAGCTGGGCAGCCTTGATGACAAACTTCGCAGTAAGGCCTTTCCTGTAAGTGCCGGAGACCTGCCCGATGGCGTGATCTCCGACAACCCACCGACACTGACTTTTCCGCTGATTTCCCCCATTGATGCCAACCAGCTGACCTGCTTTGCCTCAGGCAAGGGGCGGATCGGTTTCGAGGTGATTGACGGCAACGTGAGAGTGCAGGCCCCGGACAGCTTCAACAGCCGGCGTTTTCGCTACAACTGTACCCACCCTGCCGGTGATGGCAGCTACTACTGGCTGTCGCAACAGTGGCTGGACCTGAGCAAACCCGAGGACTGA
- a CDS encoding MalM family protein, translating into MTNGSRLKRILPLLLATSLAGCQIGGSVVSEREGYFTWVDEQGRVRYSPIAGATGEEPEQPTGEEGGTDAAAPAPAGTGPKPELREETEYTLENYPDAGQLEKDGYVRPGERQPYFTWRDAEGNVRVDYYQPDTRSDRQKGLVAPPVRITEARVYHAGPDTADRARVPGHDPDAFTILGIEPAISDYFSRFSEACCESMDIRHRESWQSGREFGIALTESSQVHPFLTGPSPYQVVELPGPDRIDSFVMRLRSYARNGVLVPSLVFLDDQMKPLRLVTDLVMDFEPENWRRRGYLEAWIPAFPARGERWMVVFTRAEDLSGQTVIETPSGPRKIPHVSEGEIGLMQLED; encoded by the coding sequence GTGACTAACGGCTCCAGACTAAAACGGATATTACCCCTGCTGCTGGCAACGTCGCTGGCGGGTTGCCAGATCGGGGGTTCGGTCGTATCCGAGCGAGAGGGTTATTTTACCTGGGTGGATGAGCAGGGCAGGGTGAGATACTCACCCATTGCCGGCGCCACGGGTGAAGAACCGGAACAACCAACCGGGGAAGAAGGCGGTACCGATGCCGCTGCCCCGGCCCCCGCAGGAACCGGACCGAAGCCGGAGTTGCGGGAAGAAACGGAATACACCCTTGAGAATTACCCGGACGCCGGCCAGCTTGAAAAGGACGGTTACGTTCGCCCCGGCGAACGGCAACCCTACTTCACCTGGCGGGACGCCGAAGGCAATGTCAGGGTCGACTATTACCAGCCGGATACCCGCTCCGATCGCCAGAAAGGTCTGGTAGCGCCGCCTGTCCGGATTACCGAGGCCCGCGTTTATCATGCCGGTCCGGACACAGCGGACCGTGCACGGGTGCCCGGCCATGATCCGGACGCTTTTACAATCCTGGGTATTGAACCCGCCATCAGCGATTACTTCTCCCGCTTCTCTGAGGCCTGTTGTGAATCGATGGACATTCGTCATCGTGAAAGCTGGCAGTCGGGCCGGGAGTTCGGAATTGCCCTAACGGAAAGCTCGCAGGTACATCCATTTCTGACGGGTCCGAGCCCCTATCAGGTGGTTGAACTTCCCGGGCCGGACAGAATTGACAGTTTTGTCATGCGGCTGCGTTCCTACGCCAGAAACGGGGTGCTGGTGCCATCGCTGGTGTTTCTTGATGACCAGATGAAGCCGCTCAGGCTGGTGACGGATCTGGTGATGGATTTTGAGCCTGAGAACTGGCGCCGTCGCGGCTATCTGGAGGCATGGATACCCGCGTTTCCGGCCCGGGGGGAGCGATGGATGGTCGTGTTCACGCGTGCGGAGGACCTGAGCGGCCAGACCGTTATTGAAACACCGTCCGGCCCCCGGAAAATCCCACATGTCAGCGAGGGCGAAATCGGACTGATGCAACTGGAGGATTGA
- a CDS encoding OmpP1/FadL family transporter: MAQKSHNRRILAALIATTISCGTQAQLAQNLTIHPKALALGNAVTADPPGIMAIHYNPAGLTKLDGRQLEVNLMSVYLDIDADFTAPEGYEIFGIDGLEIDPRTGKQRDPVANTHSHSNNVALYLPGYGILRAPPGPAIAPSAGISINSPGSKLTFGNAFYLPLAAGFYRDKDDPGRYQPQATALQRTTYLSPTVGYEINDQWSVGAGIHLSQMGIAADQYMRAPNMLLGVAEVLQDAFNCESGDEPLQPWLALCGGNVGPWDDIGALSINVQETLSPTYALGVMWEPTDWFSWGASYTSEAEMNMKGTFEIQYTDDWSGFWQSVNGSVLGAITSAILSLPSGAPKEAGNVSMDLVYPQHFQTGISVDVHPKLTLNTDIGWTDYKQWDAFVFRFDRNLEFLNAARILSPDNATPNTLRLPLGFKSQWNWAFGMEFHASTRLDLRAGVEIRDSVIPDDQRQVMAPFGGANLYSIGMGYRWDKNTEIDMNLSYLQSVESIPANGSCNLNCDNISNIIYNPYAGLDVKTSLRVVMAGLSFRTKF; this comes from the coding sequence ATGGCACAGAAAAGCCACAACCGTCGGATTCTCGCGGCCCTGATTGCCACGACCATCTCGTGTGGTACCCAGGCCCAGCTTGCGCAGAACCTGACCATTCATCCCAAGGCGCTGGCGCTCGGCAATGCCGTCACCGCTGACCCACCGGGCATCATGGCGATTCACTACAATCCGGCGGGTCTGACCAAGCTGGACGGTCGTCAACTGGAAGTGAATCTGATGAGCGTCTACCTGGATATCGACGCGGATTTCACGGCGCCTGAAGGCTACGAGATTTTTGGCATAGACGGGCTGGAGATTGATCCCCGGACGGGCAAGCAAAGGGACCCGGTTGCCAATACCCACAGCCATTCCAACAACGTGGCTCTGTATCTACCGGGCTATGGCATTCTGAGGGCGCCGCCGGGGCCGGCTATTGCGCCTTCGGCGGGTATCAGCATCAATTCGCCCGGGTCCAAACTGACCTTCGGGAATGCGTTTTACCTGCCGCTGGCGGCGGGTTTCTATCGGGACAAGGACGATCCGGGCCGGTATCAGCCCCAGGCCACCGCCTTGCAGAGAACGACCTATCTGTCACCAACGGTTGGTTACGAGATCAACGACCAGTGGTCGGTTGGCGCCGGTATTCATCTGTCGCAGATGGGGATCGCCGCGGATCAGTACATGCGGGCGCCCAACATGTTGCTGGGCGTGGCGGAAGTCCTTCAGGATGCCTTTAATTGTGAAAGCGGTGACGAACCGCTGCAGCCATGGCTTGCGCTGTGTGGTGGTAATGTTGGCCCCTGGGATGATATTGGCGCCCTGAGCATCAATGTGCAGGAAACGCTGTCGCCCACTTATGCGCTGGGCGTCATGTGGGAGCCGACCGACTGGTTCAGCTGGGGGGCAAGCTATACCTCCGAAGCTGAAATGAACATGAAGGGTACCTTCGAGATCCAGTATACGGATGACTGGTCCGGCTTTTGGCAAAGCGTCAACGGTTCGGTGCTGGGTGCCATTACCTCGGCCATTCTGAGTCTTCCCTCCGGTGCCCCCAAGGAGGCCGGCAATGTCAGCATGGACCTGGTTTATCCCCAGCATTTCCAGACCGGTATCAGTGTCGACGTGCACCCGAAACTGACCCTGAACACAGACATTGGCTGGACCGACTACAAGCAATGGGACGCCTTTGTCTTCCGCTTTGACCGCAACCTTGAATTCCTGAACGCGGCACGGATCCTGTCGCCGGATAACGCCACGCCGAATACCCTGAGACTGCCACTGGGGTTCAAGAGTCAGTGGAACTGGGCTTTCGGGATGGAATTTCATGCGTCGACCCGTCTGGACCTGCGGGCGGGGGTCGAAATCCGGGATTCGGTTATCCCGGATGACCAGCGGCAGGTGATGGCGCCGTTCGGGGGTGCTAACCTGTACAGCATCGGTATGGGGTATCGGTGGGACAAGAACACAGAGATTGATATGAACCTCAGCTATCTTCAGTCGGTGGAGTCGATACCCGCCAACGGCAGTTGCAACCTGAACTGTGACAATATTTCCAATATCATTTATAACCCCTACGCTGGCCTGGACGTGAAAACCTCGCTTCGGGTTGTAATGGCTGGCCTCAGTTTCCGGACCAAATTCTGA
- a CDS encoding transporter, translating to MNRWFARGVILVSMAGPLSGMTLADEGSVDQAREALAKQEGDEDASQQLEEVFQAAEKNYSLQRKGSHYLNYSFDYSYTADQRLDLAITNGSVRNLDVVPSATHNFTNSFTYDYGLLDNLTVGTRIPLVVKYDTQDELNVYDFGDISFTGRWQPFAYVPGKMSTTLFGTLTSKTGVSPYEIDINEQLSTGSGYYSIGGGASLSKVLDPVVIFGSVSATYNLPAEDLQQVRGARLLTNVDPGFGLSGSAGFAYSLSYDISLSISAQLSYTDETVLSFSNGDQAVAQDQMTGFLSLSLGTRVSDTTIVNTSLGIGLTEDAPDFSLGVSLPINFSGLKE from the coding sequence ATGAATCGTTGGTTTGCGCGAGGCGTTATCCTTGTTTCCATGGCAGGTCCGCTTTCGGGCATGACCCTGGCGGATGAAGGAAGTGTGGATCAGGCGCGGGAGGCGCTGGCCAAACAGGAGGGAGACGAGGATGCGTCACAGCAGCTGGAAGAGGTCTTCCAGGCTGCGGAGAAGAATTATTCCCTTCAGAGGAAGGGGTCTCACTACCTGAATTACTCATTCGACTATTCCTATACCGCCGACCAGCGGCTGGACCTTGCCATTACCAACGGCTCGGTGAGGAACCTTGATGTGGTGCCGTCGGCCACCCACAATTTCACCAATTCCTTTACCTACGACTACGGCCTGCTTGATAACCTGACGGTTGGTACCCGTATTCCACTGGTGGTCAAGTATGACACCCAGGATGAACTGAACGTTTACGATTTCGGTGACATCTCCTTTACCGGCCGCTGGCAGCCCTTTGCCTATGTGCCCGGCAAGATGTCGACCACCCTGTTCGGAACCCTGACGAGCAAGACCGGCGTCAGCCCCTACGAGATCGATATCAACGAACAACTCTCCACTGGCAGCGGCTATTATTCAATCGGTGGCGGCGCGAGTCTGTCCAAGGTGCTGGATCCGGTGGTGATCTTCGGTTCGGTGAGCGCCACCTATAACCTGCCTGCGGAAGACCTTCAGCAAGTCCGGGGAGCACGGCTGCTGACGAACGTGGATCCCGGATTCGGGCTGTCGGGTTCGGCCGGCTTCGCCTATTCACTGTCCTATGACATCTCCCTCAGTATTTCAGCTCAGCTCAGCTACACCGACGAGACCGTGCTGAGCTTCTCGAATGGCGATCAGGCGGTGGCTCAGGACCAGATGACCGGTTTTCTGAGCCTGTCCCTGGGTACTCGCGTCAGCGATACCACAATAGTCAACACCAGCCTTGGCATTGGCCTCACCGAGGATGCGCCGGACTTTTCCCTGGGGGTATCCCTGCCCATTAACTTCTCCGGCCTCAAAGAGTGA
- a CDS encoding C39 family peptidase: MLLVLAGSILTFAMAQEATVVEPFERGAVVIEQDVDSSPVELHFDVRIEPLIEQKFRNIVRQAYDYSCGSAALTTVLNFYLGRTLSERQVMEGLLHYGESERIVERRAFSMLDMKRLVTALGYPSGGFRATIDDLKDLDHPAIVPIHHAGFKHFVVLRAIRDGRVYLADPSVGNISFTLEQFREKWDDNVLFIVFPGGDKPLDNLELKEEDLRFVDDQTMTLLALERIPEFHESTERRIQNLLERQKNNPDGSVENTRKQLFYRRN; this comes from the coding sequence ATGCTGCTGGTGCTCGCCGGATCCATTCTTACCTTTGCCATGGCGCAGGAAGCAACTGTGGTGGAGCCCTTTGAAAGAGGGGCTGTTGTCATTGAACAGGATGTGGATTCCAGCCCCGTAGAGCTGCACTTCGATGTGCGGATTGAACCGCTCATTGAGCAGAAGTTCCGGAATATCGTGCGCCAGGCCTATGACTACAGTTGTGGCAGTGCCGCGCTGACCACCGTGCTGAATTTCTACCTGGGGCGAACGTTGTCGGAACGGCAGGTCATGGAGGGGCTGCTGCATTACGGAGAAAGCGAGCGAATTGTCGAACGCCGGGCGTTTTCCATGCTCGACATGAAGCGGCTGGTTACTGCTCTGGGTTATCCGTCAGGGGGGTTCCGGGCCACCATTGATGACCTCAAGGATCTGGACCACCCGGCAATCGTTCCGATTCATCATGCGGGTTTCAAACACTTCGTCGTGCTACGCGCGATCCGGGACGGGCGCGTTTACCTCGCCGACCCCTCCGTTGGCAATATCTCCTTCACGCTTGAGCAGTTCAGGGAAAAATGGGACGACAACGTGTTGTTCATAGTATTTCCGGGAGGTGACAAGCCCCTGGACAACCTGGAGCTGAAAGAGGAAGACCTTCGCTTTGTGGACGACCAGACCATGACGTTGCTGGCGCTGGAGAGGATACCGGAATTTCACGAATCCACTGAGAGGCGCATCCAGAATCTGCTGGAGCGCCAGAAAAACAATCCCGATGGCAGCGTCGAGAATACCCGGAAGCAGTTGTTTTACCGTCGTAACTAA